A window of Nocardia arthritidis genomic DNA:
CGCGATCGGAAACCCAAGTGCCACCGGAGGTTATCGCGCCACGCACCGAACCGTCGGTGGCCCGCGCCTGGAAGATATCGGCGTCGCCGGCCCCGGCCATGGCGATCGTGGTTCCGGTGAGCCGGGTTTCGTGCATGCCGGACCGGTTCAGCACATGCCATTCGTTCGGGAATACGCCCGGCGCGATATCGTCCGCGGCGCTGGAGATCAGGTTGATGGCGGTGCCCTCCGGGCAGCCCTGTGCATCGATCCGCAGCTCGGTGGGCGGGTGGTCCAGATCCCGGTCGAATTGCACATTGGCCAGATAGGGCTGGCGGCAATAGATCAGGTCCAGGCCCATCGTGCGCGCGGCCACCTTGCAGTTGACCATGCCGAATTGCGCCGGGCCACCGCGGTCGCGCGCCCCGACCGAGAGCGCGGTATCGGCGCCTTCGAACCAGACATTGGTGAGCCACCAGTCGTTGGCGGCGCCGTCGACGACGAGGTGTTTGTCGGTGGTCTTCGGATCCTCGTCGGAGACGAATTCCACGTTGGTGAGCGCCAATCCTGCATTGTGATCGTTGCCGGTGCCGAGCACGCCGATGTAGTTGCTGGTGAATTTGGATGAGGTCACATAGTTCTGGATGCAGGAGGTGACCAGTCCGAAGCCGAAGTTGTTGATATCGCAGTCGATGAAGGATGTGCCGCCGGTATTGCCCTGTAGCACAATGCCGCGCTGCTGTGCGAAGCGAGGATAGTTGTCGCTGAGGTGATTTCCGCGGATCACCACGGATTCGAAGGAGCAGCGGAAACATTCGTCGAGCTGTATCGCGGTGGCCTTCGGGCTGGTGAGGTAGAAGCCGAGCCGGGAGAACCGCACCCGGTTGCGCTTGTGCAGGTTGATCAGCGTGGTGTCGCCGGTGCAGAGCACGAGCGACACATCACCGCCGTCGCCGAGCACCGTTGCGAAATCGGGCATATCCGGCCATTTGTCGACCTTGTAGTGGCCCGCGGGCAGGTACAGCACCAGCGGTTTGTCGCCGACATTGGCGGCCGCGGCGATGGCGGCCGTATCGTCGGCGTTGCCGTCGCCCACGGCGCCGAAATCCCGGACGTTGCGGGCCGCGGGCGCGTCGGTGACGTGTGGCGAGCGGAAATCGCTCGCGGGAGAGCCGGATGAGCCGCAGGCGGCCAGGGGCAGCGCCGCGGCGGCGCCGAGCGAGGCGGCGAACAGATGTCTGCGCCCCAATCCTTTTCGGGAATCGCGGCGGCTCATATCCGCAGCCTCCGAATCAGTCGGCGCAGGCCCCTCACCGGCCTGGTGTACGCTACCGCGCCGCTGAGCCGATTGTCCCCGAAAGTGGCCAGGGCGCCCCGCAATTGGGGGATCGTGGTGGCACCGAGGGTGACGACGCCGACCGTGTGATCGCACAGCGGCGCGACCGCGATCGCGTCGGCGGCCGCCACCACCGGCGCGACCTGGACCACCACGTGGTCGTAATCGGTGCGCAGCTTGGCGAGGACGGCGGCGAACCGGTCCGAGGCGAGCAGATCCTGGGTTCGATCGTCGGCCTCGCCGAGCGGCAGCAGGGCGGCGTTCGCGCCGGGCAGGCCGGTGAGTACCTCCGCGATGGGCACCGCGTCGCGCAGGACCGCGACGAGTCCCGCCGTCGGCTCGGAAATCGTCTTGGTCACCGAGCGATTCGAGGTGTCGGCGTCGACCAGCACCACCCGGCTGCCGGTATCGGCGAACGACTTCGCCAGCGCCGCCGC
This region includes:
- a CDS encoding glycosyl hydrolase family 28-related protein produces the protein MSRRDSRKGLGRRHLFAASLGAAAALPLAACGSSGSPASDFRSPHVTDAPAARNVRDFGAVGDGNADDTAAIAAAANVGDKPLVLYLPAGHYKVDKWPDMPDFATVLGDGGDVSLVLCTGDTTLINLHKRNRVRFSRLGFYLTSPKATAIQLDECFRCSFESVVIRGNHLSDNYPRFAQQRGIVLQGNTGGTSFIDCDINNFGFGLVTSCIQNYVTSSKFTSNYIGVLGTGNDHNAGLALTNVEFVSDEDPKTTDKHLVVDGAANDWWLTNVWFEGADTALSVGARDRGGPAQFGMVNCKVAARTMGLDLIYCRQPYLANVQFDRDLDHPPTELRIDAQGCPEGTAINLISSAADDIAPGVFPNEWHVLNRSGMHETRLTGTTIAMAGAGDADIFQARATDGSVRGAITSGGTWVSDRAENGIMLRDPKGGYWRITVGADGALKTSSLGAQRPRE